One window from the genome of Chroococcidiopsis sp. TS-821 encodes:
- a CDS encoding phasin family protein, translating into MESNNWIKQLLMVGIGTTSLVAEKLREVSEELVKDGKLQPDQAKEFIDNLMHQLKSEQGNFEVQMQRQMRNMLQDLGVPRQAEMDELRGRIDRLERQVRDLENKLWRGM; encoded by the coding sequence ATGGAAAGCAACAATTGGATTAAACAGCTATTAATGGTTGGTATAGGCACAACCTCATTGGTAGCCGAAAAGCTGCGGGAAGTAAGTGAGGAATTAGTTAAAGACGGTAAGCTGCAGCCAGACCAAGCGAAAGAGTTCATTGACAATTTGATGCACCAACTCAAGTCAGAGCAAGGTAATTTTGAAGTGCAAATGCAGCGTCAGATGCGTAATATGTTGCAAGACTTGGGCGTACCCCGTCAAGCAGAAATGGACGAACTGCGCGGGCGAATTGACCGCCTTGAACGCCAAGTTCGCGATTTAGAAAATAAATTGTGGCGGGGGATGTAA
- a CDS encoding TIGR03792 family protein, whose translation MVIELLKCKVDPELRERYLQLDAEVWTKALAKCPGFLGKEVWLNPKEASEVILVIRWATKEQWKAIPEEFLLQVEKIFSQQMGQTYQIVESVEYQVYRDR comes from the coding sequence ATGGTTATTGAGTTGCTGAAGTGTAAAGTAGATCCAGAGCTACGCGAACGATATTTGCAATTAGATGCAGAAGTTTGGACAAAGGCGCTGGCTAAGTGTCCTGGATTTCTAGGCAAAGAAGTTTGGCTCAATCCAAAGGAAGCATCAGAAGTTATTTTAGTGATTCGCTGGGCAACAAAAGAACAATGGAAAGCAATTCCTGAGGAGTTCCTACTTCAGGTAGAAAAAATATTTTCGCAACAGATGGGTCAGACTTATCAAATCGTTGAGTCAGTAGAGTATCAAGTTTATCGCGATCGCTAA
- a CDS encoding zinc ribbon domain-containing protein has protein sequence MPHCPRCHQSVDAQAVTCPYCRTPLKAYGHPGIPLHRATGDTYLCDSCTYHLDDTCNFPQRPYAKECTLYQDVTQAQLRASQQSYKNSLSANFRNWLRRYQFWLLILGLLLLSFLIVL, from the coding sequence ATGCCACATTGTCCTCGTTGTCATCAATCGGTTGATGCACAAGCAGTTACTTGTCCTTATTGCCGTACTCCACTCAAAGCTTACGGACATCCAGGAATTCCCTTACACCGCGCTACTGGTGATACCTACTTGTGCGATAGTTGTACCTACCACTTAGACGATACGTGTAATTTTCCGCAGCGCCCTTATGCTAAAGAGTGCACGCTTTATCAAGATGTCACGCAAGCTCAATTGCGCGCATCACAGCAGTCTTACAAAAACAGCTTGAGTGCAAATTTTCGTAACTGGCTGAGGCGATACCAATTTTGGTTATTAATCCTCGGCTTACTCTTGCTAAGTTTTCTGATTGTGTTATAG
- a CDS encoding FAD-binding oxidoreductase has protein sequence MSHVLIIGCGIIGAAIAYELSLSGLEVTVIDRQPPAQAATGAALGVLMGAISHKIKGNAWQMRARSIKRYETLIPELEAVTMRRIPYNRQGILMLCFQEEDLASWEKLAAVRSTQEWQLEIWNAAQLQLRCPQLNTEKIVAAIYSPQDRQVDPVALTIALVEAAKHNGVQFHFGVTATGYCFDNAEQQIYLQIENAQLSEQIKEVDWLVIAAGTGSTALQLQQKSTTIACDRTRIALSFAGTQQMQSTPAVEIKPVLGQAIHMQVDRPLGDPSFQPVITGNDVHIVPCVGSQPVTNYWIGATVEFPVNEQVVADATQLEIVKQQAIAFCPALAQAKIIHTWSGLRPRPEGQPAPIICNLPGFSNILLATGHYRNGVLLAPATAQKIREMIVRGE, from the coding sequence ATGAGTCATGTATTAATTATTGGATGCGGTATTATCGGGGCAGCGATCGCCTACGAACTCAGTTTGTCTGGGCTGGAAGTTACCGTTATCGATCGCCAACCACCTGCCCAAGCAGCAACTGGTGCAGCGCTGGGAGTCTTAATGGGAGCTATTAGCCACAAAATCAAGGGTAATGCATGGCAGATGCGCGCTAGGAGTATCAAACGCTATGAAACCCTCATTCCAGAGCTAGAAGCGGTCACTATGCGGCGGATTCCCTACAATCGCCAAGGCATATTGATGCTTTGTTTTCAAGAAGAAGATTTAGCCAGTTGGGAAAAGTTAGCCGCAGTTCGTTCAACACAAGAATGGCAATTAGAAATTTGGAACGCAGCACAACTACAATTGCGGTGTCCGCAGCTTAACACAGAAAAAATTGTTGCAGCAATTTACTCACCGCAAGACAGACAAGTAGATCCTGTAGCGCTGACTATAGCTTTAGTAGAAGCCGCAAAGCACAATGGAGTTCAATTTCATTTTGGGGTCACAGCTACAGGTTATTGTTTCGATAACGCCGAGCAACAGATTTATCTCCAGATCGAGAACGCACAATTATCCGAACAAATCAAAGAAGTCGATTGGCTAGTTATTGCCGCCGGTACGGGTTCAACAGCGTTGCAATTGCAGCAAAAATCGACAACAATTGCTTGCGATCGCACTCGTATAGCGCTCTCGTTTGCTGGTACGCAACAAATGCAATCTACCCCAGCAGTTGAAATTAAACCTGTACTTGGTCAAGCGATTCACATGCAGGTCGATCGACCGTTGGGCGATCCCAGTTTTCAACCCGTCATTACAGGTAATGACGTTCATATTGTGCCTTGTGTTGGCAGTCAACCAGTGACAAATTACTGGATTGGTGCCACAGTAGAATTTCCCGTCAACGAACAGGTAGTCGCAGATGCTACGCAATTAGAGATCGTCAAACAGCAAGCGATCGCATTTTGTCCGGCTTTAGCCCAAGCGAAAATCATCCATACTTGGTCAGGTTTACGTCCGCGCCCTGAAGGACAACCCGCACCCATTATTTGTAACTTACCAGGTTTTAGCAACATTCTCCTCGCGACAGGGCACTACCGCAACGGCGTTTTACTCGCACCCGCAACTGCACAGAAAATTCGGGAAATGATTGTGAGGGGTGAGTGA
- the psbQ gene encoding photosystem II protein PsbQ has product MTLFISRQKYSQTMARYRSILSLILVIVTTFLVSCSSPSVAKAPPTYTAAQIEQIQQYVPDIVALRDRMNNELITLIKRRDWIDVSNFIHGPGGEMRLKMTYVTRNLLPQDQSQARAYTRDLFDNLVKIEQAAEAADYQKATLNYREALADIDGFLQLIPKPTPTQESEA; this is encoded by the coding sequence ATGACACTGTTCATCAGCAGACAAAAGTATAGTCAAACTATGGCGCGTTATCGGTCAATTCTGTCATTGATTTTAGTTATCGTGACAACGTTTCTTGTTAGTTGTAGTAGCCCCAGCGTAGCCAAAGCCCCTCCCACGTATACGGCGGCACAAATCGAGCAAATTCAGCAATACGTTCCTGACATCGTTGCCTTGCGCGATCGCATGAATAACGAGCTCATTACGTTGATTAAACGCCGCGATTGGATCGATGTCAGCAACTTCATTCACGGTCCTGGCGGGGAGATGCGGCTTAAAATGACTTATGTCACGCGCAACCTTCTGCCGCAAGATCAATCACAAGCAAGGGCATATACTCGCGATTTGTTTGATAATCTAGTCAAAATTGAGCAAGCCGCAGAAGCCGCTGACTATCAAAAAGCAACGCTTAACTACCGCGAAGCCTTAGCAGATATCGATGGCTTTTTACAGTTGATTCCTAAACCAACGCCAACGCAAGAAAGTGAAGCGTAA